The genomic DNA CTCTCCTCCGCCTCGGCGTAGCGGCCCATGTGGTAGAGAAGCCGCCCGTAGCGCACCCGGATGTCGGGGCTATCCAGAAGGGCCAAGGCCCTCTCGTAAAGGGGCTTGGCCTCTGCGTGGCGGCCTTGCAGGTAGAGGGCGAAGGCCAGCTCCCCCAAGGCCTCGGCGTCGTCGGGGAAAGCCTCCACCGCCCGCCTCAAGAAGGCCTCCGCCCCCCTAGGGTCATGGGGCAGGCGCCGTTTCCCTTGGTAGAAGCTATACCGCTCCCGGAAGGGCACCGGGTCCGAGGGGTAGCCCAAAAGCCCCGCCTCGTCCAGGGCGAAGGCCCGCACCTGGCTCACCCGGTCCGCCTGGGGCGTGTAGCGGAAAGCACCGGGGGAAGGGGCGGAAAGGACCACCCGTTCCCCGCTTCGCACCTCCACCCAAAACCCCTTAGCCCCCTCAGGGCCCAGGAGGCGGAAGACCACCCCGCCTTCCTCCCCCAGTACCGGCCGCACCAGGGGGGCAGGGAGGAGCTTCCGCCGCACCCCCGTGCCCAAGACCGCTCCCTCCCCGGCAGGCAGGCGCTCCCGCCCCAGGGCCAGGCGGCCCCGGTAGAGGGAAACGCGGGCCCCCTCCTCCCGCAGGAGGCGCAGGTGGGTACCCGTGGGCCTCAGCTCCCCTTCGGGGGTGACAAGGGTGAGGCCCGCGTTTCCCTCCCGCACCGCCTCCACCCCGCCCCGCTCCAAGGCCACCCGGAGCCTCTCCCCCCCGCCCCAAAGGCTCCGCCAGCGCCGGGCCTCCCCGTGGGCATCGGGGCTAAAGGCGAGCTCAAGCCCTTTCAGGCGCACCACCTCCCCCGCGGGCATCTCCCCAAAGGCCCGGGAGCCCAAGGGGGCGGGGTAGATGGGAAGCCGGGCCAGGGCGATCACCGCCACCAGGAGCAACAAAAGCCGCCCCACCGGGGCCCGCTGCCCAGGACGGGGCCGGGGAAGGAGGAGGAGGAAGGTGCTTCCCCGGCCCAGGCGGCTCTTTAGGCGCACCTCCCCCCCGTGGGCCTCGAGGACCCGCTTCACCAGGGCAAGCCCCAGCCCCGTCCCCTCCGCCTCCCCCCGGGTGGAGGCCCGATAGAAGGGTTCAAAGACCCTCTCCGCCTCCTCCTTGGGGATGCCGGGCCCCGTATCGCTAATGGCGATCCCGCAACGGTCCGGGCCCAAAAGGAGCCTTACGGAAACCCGCCCCCCCTCCGGGGTGTACTTGACGGCGTTGTTGAGAACGTTGAGGAGGGCTTGGTAAAGCCAGTCCCGGTCCCCATACACCCAAGCCTCCCGCCGGGGAAGGGAAAGGCGAAGGGCAATGCCCTTCCTCCGCGCCAAGGGACGCACCTCCTCCACCGCCTGGAGGAGCAGGGCCTTCAGGTCCACCCGCTCGGCCTTAAGCCGCACCCCTTGGCCCAGGCTCAGGTACTCCTGGGCCCGCTGCAGGAGGTCCTGGATGCGCCGGGCGGAGCGCTCGGCGATCTCCAAGAGCTCCTTGGCCTCTGCAGGAAGCCCCTCGGTTTCCCGGGTAAGCTCCAAAGCGCCCAAGACGCTCATCAAGGGGTTCTTGATCTCGTGAAGGAGCAGGCGAAGGAGCCTTTGGGTCTCCCCCTGGGTCCGGAGAAGGGCAAGCTCCCGCTCGCGAAGGACCAAGACCTCGCGAAAAGCCCTAAGGAGGAGGCGGAGGGCCTCCTGGAGCTCTTTGGAAGGGGGCTTTCCCTCCCAGTAAAGGGCAAGCTCCCCCTCCTCCCAAAGCTTTTCCCCCCTTAAGGGGGGCTCAGGCAACACCTCTCCCCGGAAGACCACCCGCACCGGGTAGCGACGGAGGAGTTCCGCCAAAAAGCCCAACTCCGCAGGAGGGTGCTGTCGGAGCATCACCCTGAGCGTAACCCAAGGTTTTGAAAGGGATGCGAAACCCCTAGGGCTTAGGGGCCATAACCACCAGGAGAAGGGCGGGGCTCGCGGACTCGTTCCGCACCCCGTGGGGCTTGCCCGCTGGGGCCAGAACCGCCATCCCCGGGGCCAAAAGGGCCTCTTCTTCTCCCACCTGCACCACCACCTCCCCCTCCAGAACGAAGTAGACCTTGTCCGCCCCCTCGTGGGCGTGCACCCTCTGGGCCTGGCCAGGAAGGAGGGCGTACAGGTCGTAGAACATATAGGGCGACTCAAAGACCGGGATCTTGGCCATCTTCTCCTGGCTATAGCGGGCCAGGCGCTTAAGGTCGCGGATCTCCATGGATGCAGTTTAACGGGAAAACGGAGGGGAGGCTTTTCCCCTCCGGTCCCCAAGCGCAACGCTTAGAAGCGGTCAAAGAGGATTTCCCGCTTCACCTCCTCAATAAGCTGGGTGACGGGGATCTCCCGGGGACAGGCCTCGGTGCAGTTGTAGGCGGTGCGGCACCGCCACACCCCGCTTCCCGAGCCCAGGGCCTTGAAGCGCTCCCGTTTGCCCCGGTCGCGGGAGTCAAAGATAAAGCGGTGGGCCTGGACGATGGCGGCCGGACCGATGTAGGTGCCGTTCACCCAGAAGACGGGGCAGCTGGTGGTGCAGCTGGCACAGAGGATGCACTTGGTGCCCTGATCGAAGCGCTCCCGTTCCTCAGGGGACTGGAGGCGTTCCCTCTGGGGCGGGGGCTCCTCGTTGATGAGGAAAGGCTTCACCGCCCGGTAGGCGGCGAAGAAGGGCTCCATGTCCACGATGAGGTCCTTCTCCACCGGTAGACCCCGGATGGGCTCCACGGTGATGACGCTGCCCAAGTCCTTCACCAGGGTCTTGCAGGCCAGGCGGTTCCGGCCGTTGATGAGCATGGCATCCGAGCCACAGATGCCGTGGCCGCAGCTACGGCGGAAGGCCAGGGTGCCGTCTTGGTCCCACTTGACCTTGTGCAGGAGGTCCAAGACCCGGTCCCAAGGCTCGGCCTCCACCTGGTAGGTTTGCCAGCGGGGCTTGGAGTCCTTGGCGGGGTCAAAGCGGAGGATCTTCAGGGTGACCTGCATGGGCGCCTCCTAGTAGGTGCGGGCCTTAGGCTCAAAGCGGCCCAGGACCACGGGCTTGTAGCGGAAGGCCACCTTGCCGTCTGCCACCTTGTAGGCCAGGGTGTGCTTGAGCCAGTTCTGGTCGTCCCGCTCGGGGTAGTCCTCCCGGGCGTGGGCTCCCCGGGACTCCGTGCGGTTCAGGGCGGAGTGGACCAAGGCCTCGGAGACCTCGAGGAGGTACCCGAGCTCCAAAGCCTCCACCAGCTCGGTGTTGTAAGCGTCCCCCTTGTCGTCGATGGCGATCCTCTTGTAGCGGTCCATGAGCTCCTTGAGGATCTCCACCTGCTTCTGCAAAAGCTCCCCGGTGCGGAACACAGAGGCGTGGTCCATCATGGACTGCTGCAACTCGGCCCTTAGCGCGGCCACCTTCTCCTTGCCCGTGGAGTTCTTGATCTGCTCAATGCGCTCCCGGCTTGGGCCCAGGTGCTCCTCGGTGAGCTCGTGGTAGTCGGCGTCCTTGGCGAAGCGGGCGGCGTGGATCCCGGCCCGGCGGCCGAAGACCACCAGGTCCCCCAAGGAGTTGGTGCCCAGGCGGTTCGCCCCGTGCAGGCTCACGCAGGCCGCCTCCCCGGCGGCGTAGAGCCCGGGAACCACGGTGTTCTTCTCGTCCTGGATCACCTGGCCCCACAAGGTGGTGGGGATCCCCCCCATGGCGTAGTGGGCCGTGGGCATCACCGGAACCGGCTCCTTCAAGGGGTCCACCCCCAGGTAGATGCGGCTGAACTCGGTGATGTCGGGGAGCTTTTTCTCGATGACCTCGGGGGGCAGGTGGGTGAGGTCCAACAGCACGTGGTCCTTCTTGGGTCCCACCCCGCGCCCTTCCCGCACCTCCAGGTACATGGCCCGGGAAACCATGTCCCTCGGGGCCAGGTCCTTGATGGTGGGGGCGTAGCGCTCCATGAAGCGCTCGCCCAGGGCATTGCGCAAAATCCCCCCCTCGCCCCGCGCCCCCTCGGTGAGGAGGATGCCCAAGGGGTAAAGCCCCGTGGGATGGAACTGGTAGAACTCCATGTCCTCCAGGGGCAGGCCCTTGCGGTAGAGGATGGCCTGCAGGTCCCCCGTGAGGGTGTAGGCGTTGGAGGTCACCTTGTAGATGCGGCCAAACCCCCCGGAGGCGATGACGATGGCCTTGGCCTGGAAGAGGTGGAGCTCCCCCGTGGCCAGCTCCAGGGCCACCAGGCCCTTGGCCACCCCGTCCTCGAGGATCACGTCGGTGACGTGGAACTCGTTGTAGAAGGTGATGTTGTGCTTAACGCACTGCTGGTAGAGGGTCTGGAGGATCATGTGCCCGGTGCGGTCGGCGGCGTGGGCCGCCCGGTGCACCGGGGCCTTGCCCCAGTCCTTGGTGTGCCCACCGAAGCGGCGCTGGGCGATCTTGCCGTTGGGGAGGCGATCAAAGGGAAGGCCCATGTGCTCTAGCTCGATCACCGCCTCGATGACCTCCTTGGCGAAGACCTCGGCGGCGTCTTGGTCGGTGAGGTAGTCTCCCCCCTTGACCGTATCGAACATGTGCCATTCCCAGTGGTCCTCCTCCACGTTGCCCAAGGCCGCCCCTATCCCCCCTTGGGCCGCCCCCGTGTGGCTCCGGGTGGGATAGAGCTTGCTGACCACCGCCACGTCGGCGCCTTCCCTGGCCGCATAAAGGGCGGTGGCGAGGCCCGCCCCGCCCGCCCCCACCACGATGACCTCGTGTCTGTGCGCCATACTAGTTCACCCCAAAATCGTGGTTGAACAGGCTCAGGCTCCCCAGGAAGAAGAGGAAAGCGAGGAGGCCGTACAGCACCACCTTGGTCCAAAAGCGCTTGGCCGGGTGGCGGATCCAGTCGTCCAACACGTAGCGAAGCCCGTTGCCCCCGTGCAGGAGGGCCAGGGCTAGGATAAGCCAGTCATAGACCTTCCAGGTGGTCTGGGAAAGTCTCTTGGCCACGTACTCGTAGTCGATGCTGTTGAGGTCGGTCATCACGGAGTTCATCCACATGTGGCCGATGAGCAAGAAGACCAAGACCACCCCGGAGATGCGCATGAAGACCCACCAGTAAAGCTCCAAGTTGGTGGTGGCCTCGAGCCGGGCCTCTTGGTAGCGCTTGGACTTAATCGCCATGGCCCCCTCCCAGGATGCCACCGCCAATCTTCACCAAGAAGGGCAGGTAGAAGAGGACGAAGAGCACCCACACGGCGTACCAAAGTTGCCGCTGGTAGCGCACCCCCCAGGCGGTGAAGTCCATGAGGATGATCCTAAGCCCGTTGAAGCCGTGGTAGAGCACCCCGGCGATGAGGAACAAAAGCCCCACCTGGAACACGGGCTGGTGATAGAACTTCATGAGGGTGTTGGACACCTCCGGCCCCCACATGGCGCTGGCGATGTTGGCCACGTGGAGCATGAGGAAGACCAGGATGCCCAGGCCCGAGATCCGGTGCAGGTAAAACGCCCACTGCCCTTCTCTTCCCCTGTACATGGCACCTCCTTGCCGGGGTTATCATACACCCTCCTCCTCGCCCGGTGCGTCGGGAAGGGAACACTCCCATTTCCATACCCCTATCCCGTATAGGAGGCGGGAAGGGAACGTATCTCCCCCCAGGCCCCCTGGGCCTCGAGGCCCCGGCGACATCCCCCCAGGGGAAAGCCGGGGTTTTTCCGCCCGGGAACGAGGTATTGACAGGGGGGGGAGGGGGGGGCATAATGGGGGGCGTGCCGCGGGGAATACCCCGGGGGGCACGGGAAGGAGGTGGTCAGGGTGGAACTCTTCGGATTCGGTCCGCATCTCATGGTGGACGGGTACGACGCCAACCCCGCAAAGCTCCAGGACGCCGAGCTGGTGCGCCGCGTTCTGGACGAGCTCCCCGAGGAGATGGAAATGACCAAGGTGCTTCCCCCCTTCGTCTACAGCTACGGGCCCAACGGGGAAGAAGGGGTGACGGGGGTGGTGATCATCGCCGAAAGCCACATCGCCATCCACACCTTCCCCAAGAAGCGCTTCCTTTCCATCGACATCTTCTCCTGCAAGGCCTTTGACATGGCCAAGGCCCTGAAAAAGCTGGCCGAGGTCTTTGAGATCGGCCGCTACGAAACCTACATGATCCACCGGGGCAAGGAGTTCCCCAAGGACCCCGAGCTGGCCCGCAAGATCGTCCTGGGCGAGCGGGAGTACTTGGAGGCCCGCCTTAGCTAGCGGACCCACCCCCTTCCCCGGGCGTGCCCGGGGCTTTTCATTTCTGACTCATGTTTCCTGCCTAGCCTTGGTAAAGGAGGCTTAGGTATGGTGCGCAAGTGGGTTCTCTTGGCGGTCTCCCTCTTGGGGTTGGCCCTGGCCCAAGGTTTCCGGGGCCTGTCCCTGGGCACTCCTTACCCCGAGATGGGGGTGCAGCCCGGGGAAAGCGTGAACCTGACCCTCACCCTGAAGAACCACGGCCTACCCCCAGGGGTGGTGCGGCTTTCCTTAGCTGAGGTGCCTCAG from Thermus sp. LT1-2-5 includes the following:
- a CDS encoding ATP-binding protein, with translation MLRQHPPAELGFLAELLRRYPVRVVFRGEVLPEPPLRGEKLWEEGELALYWEGKPPSKELQEALRLLLRAFREVLVLRERELALLRTQGETQRLLRLLLHEIKNPLMSVLGALELTRETEGLPAEAKELLEIAERSARRIQDLLQRAQEYLSLGQGVRLKAERVDLKALLLQAVEEVRPLARRKGIALRLSLPRREAWVYGDRDWLYQALLNVLNNAVKYTPEGGRVSVRLLLGPDRCGIAISDTGPGIPKEEAERVFEPFYRASTRGEAEGTGLGLALVKRVLEAHGGEVRLKSRLGRGSTFLLLLPRPRPGQRAPVGRLLLLLVAVIALARLPIYPAPLGSRAFGEMPAGEVVRLKGLELAFSPDAHGEARRWRSLWGGGERLRVALERGGVEAVREGNAGLTLVTPEGELRPTGTHLRLLREEGARVSLYRGRLALGRERLPAGEGAVLGTGVRRKLLPAPLVRPVLGEEGGVVFRLLGPEGAKGFWVEVRSGERVVLSAPSPGAFRYTPQADRVSQVRAFALDEAGLLGYPSDPVPFRERYSFYQGKRRLPHDPRGAEAFLRRAVEAFPDDAEALGELAFALYLQGRHAEAKPLYERALALLDSPDIRVRYGRLLYHMGRYAEAEESYRKVLAQDPGNLDARWGLAEVVLALGRAKEAELLARQVLSLKPDYPLARFTLAKALLEEGRREEARRLLEAELRRNPEPEVRALLERLSRE
- a CDS encoding cupin domain-containing protein, whose translation is MEIRDLKRLARYSQEKMAKIPVFESPYMFYDLYALLPGQAQRVHAHEGADKVYFVLEGEVVVQVGEEEALLAPGMAVLAPAGKPHGVRNESASPALLLVVMAPKP
- a CDS encoding succinate dehydrogenase iron-sulfur subunit — its product is MQVTLKILRFDPAKDSKPRWQTYQVEAEPWDRVLDLLHKVKWDQDGTLAFRRSCGHGICGSDAMLINGRNRLACKTLVKDLGSVITVEPIRGLPVEKDLIVDMEPFFAAYRAVKPFLINEEPPPQRERLQSPEERERFDQGTKCILCASCTTSCPVFWVNGTYIGPAAIVQAHRFIFDSRDRGKRERFKALGSGSGVWRCRTAYNCTEACPREIPVTQLIEEVKREILFDRF
- the sdhA gene encoding succinate dehydrogenase flavoprotein subunit, with translation MAHRHEVIVVGAGGAGLATALYAAREGADVAVVSKLYPTRSHTGAAQGGIGAALGNVEEDHWEWHMFDTVKGGDYLTDQDAAEVFAKEVIEAVIELEHMGLPFDRLPNGKIAQRRFGGHTKDWGKAPVHRAAHAADRTGHMILQTLYQQCVKHNITFYNEFHVTDVILEDGVAKGLVALELATGELHLFQAKAIVIASGGFGRIYKVTSNAYTLTGDLQAILYRKGLPLEDMEFYQFHPTGLYPLGILLTEGARGEGGILRNALGERFMERYAPTIKDLAPRDMVSRAMYLEVREGRGVGPKKDHVLLDLTHLPPEVIEKKLPDITEFSRIYLGVDPLKEPVPVMPTAHYAMGGIPTTLWGQVIQDEKNTVVPGLYAAGEAACVSLHGANRLGTNSLGDLVVFGRRAGIHAARFAKDADYHELTEEHLGPSRERIEQIKNSTGKEKVAALRAELQQSMMDHASVFRTGELLQKQVEILKELMDRYKRIAIDDKGDAYNTELVEALELGYLLEVSEALVHSALNRTESRGAHAREDYPERDDQNWLKHTLAYKVADGKVAFRYKPVVLGRFEPKARTY
- a CDS encoding succinate dehydrogenase hydrophobic membrane anchor subunit encodes the protein MAIKSKRYQEARLEATTNLELYWWVFMRISGVVLVFLLIGHMWMNSVMTDLNSIDYEYVAKRLSQTTWKVYDWLILALALLHGGNGLRYVLDDWIRHPAKRFWTKVVLYGLLAFLFFLGSLSLFNHDFGVN
- the sdhC gene encoding succinate dehydrogenase, cytochrome b556 subunit; translation: MYRGREGQWAFYLHRISGLGILVFLMLHVANIASAMWGPEVSNTLMKFYHQPVFQVGLLFLIAGVLYHGFNGLRIILMDFTAWGVRYQRQLWYAVWVLFVLFYLPFLVKIGGGILGGGHGD
- the speD gene encoding adenosylmethionine decarboxylase, whose product is MELFGFGPHLMVDGYDANPAKLQDAELVRRVLDELPEEMEMTKVLPPFVYSYGPNGEEGVTGVVIIAESHIAIHTFPKKRFLSIDIFSCKAFDMAKALKKLAEVFEIGRYETYMIHRGKEFPKDPELARKIVLGEREYLEARLS